A stretch of DNA from Nitrospira sp.:
CCATTTCAAGGGGAGCAGGATAGGACCTCCCCGAGAACCCAGCAGGAGTCGACGGGGTCATGGCTGGGACAACGCGGTGGCTGAATCTTTTTTCAGCAGCTTGAAGAAGGAACGGATCAAGAAGCACATCTACATAACTCAAGCGATGGGCGATAGCGACGAGTACATCGAGACCTTCTATCATCGCATCCGGCGACGCAGCCATCTCAGCAGGGTCAGTCCGGAGGCATTTGAAGCAGTGTCGAACAATGCTTAACGCATGTGCCCACGAAACCCTGGGAAGTCCGCTCAGGCGATAGAGATCTCCAGATAGAGAAACTCTTCAACCTAGCCAAACCCTGCCATGAATCTGATCCGATACTGTACCAAATTAGATTCACATGACGCCTTTGATACCTTCATCGGCTTGTCGTGTCCAGAACAAGGAACAGAGCTCCTCTGAGCCACCAC
This window harbors:
- a CDS encoding IS3 family transposase, translating into HFKGSRIGPPREPSRSRRGHGWDNAVAESFFSSLKKERIKKHIYITQAMGDSDEYIETFYHRIRRRSHLSRVSPEAFEAVSNNA